From Salinicoccus roseus, one genomic window encodes:
- the queD gene encoding 6-carboxytetrahydropterin synthase QueD yields the protein MSYKTPDHDYRFELNKDLNFSAAHFIPDDRAGKCSNVHGHTYFVNITIAGDELDDLGFLVNFSSLKSLISDAFDHTLLNEHERFQERPPTTETMAETIYDMVAEFVDGLDNRPVCLQVYLRETPTSYVIYRPKERRN from the coding sequence ATGAGCTATAAAACGCCCGATCATGATTATAGATTTGAACTCAACAAAGATTTGAACTTCTCCGCAGCACACTTTATACCTGATGACCGTGCTGGAAAATGCAGCAATGTCCACGGTCATACCTACTTCGTCAACATCACGATTGCCGGTGATGAACTTGACGACCTCGGATTCCTGGTCAACTTTTCGTCGCTCAAATCCCTGATCAGCGATGCATTCGACCATACACTGCTCAATGAACACGAGCGGTTCCAGGAACGCCCGCCGACTACGGAGACCATGGCGGAGACGATATACGATATGGTGGCGGAATTTGTCGATGGACTGGACAACCGGCCAGTCTGCCTGCAGGTCTACCTGAGGGAGACGCCGACAAGCTACGTGATCTATCGTCCCAAGGAGCGTCGGAACTGA
- the queE gene encoding 7-carboxy-7-deazaguanine synthase QueE, with protein MMKVPVLEIFGPTFQGEGAVIGQKTMFVRTAGCDYSCSWCDSAFTWDGSQKDKIRMMDGDDILAALDDLAPGNYNHVTISGGNPALLKNMQDFVEKAKARGIKLAVETQGTMFQEWLAVIDDVTISPKPPSSGMDTDFRKLERVMAGLDEGTAHYNLKVVVFDEKDFEYAADVHGKYPHVDFYLQVGNPYLGDNVEGHTFKLLERYEWLVDMAMADPRMNDAKVLPQLHTLLWSNKQGV; from the coding sequence CTGATGAAAGTGCCTGTACTAGAGATTTTCGGTCCGACCTTCCAGGGGGAAGGTGCAGTCATCGGCCAGAAGACCATGTTCGTCAGAACTGCCGGCTGCGACTACAGCTGCAGCTGGTGCGATTCCGCCTTCACATGGGATGGCAGCCAGAAGGACAAGATCCGTATGATGGATGGCGATGATATATTGGCGGCGTTGGATGATCTTGCGCCTGGCAACTATAATCATGTGACCATATCCGGAGGAAACCCTGCACTGCTGAAAAATATGCAGGACTTTGTGGAGAAGGCGAAGGCGCGCGGCATCAAGCTGGCTGTGGAAACGCAGGGGACGATGTTCCAGGAATGGCTTGCTGTAATCGATGATGTGACGATCAGCCCCAAACCGCCAAGTTCCGGGATGGATACCGACTTCAGAAAGCTGGAACGTGTGATGGCCGGTCTGGATGAAGGTACTGCCCACTACAACCTCAAAGTCGTCGTCTTCGATGAAAAGGATTTCGAGTATGCAGCGGATGTCCATGGGAAATATCCGCATGTGGACTTCTATCTCCAGGTCGGCAACCCCTATTTGGGGGACAATGTTGAAGGCCATACATTCAAACTGCTGGAACGCTATGAGTGGCTTGTCGACATGGCCATGGCGGACCCGCGCATGAATGATGCGAAAGTGCTGCCGCAGCTTCATACACTGCTGTGGAGCAATAAACAGGGCGTCTGA
- the queC gene encoding 7-cyano-7-deazaguanine synthase QueC, translating into MDRNKALVVFSGGQDSTTCMFHALANYRTVELVTFDYGQRHSKEIEVAKSIAEEQGLKHHVLDMSLLGQLSPNALTEHGMDITQSEDEGVPNTFVPARNMLFLSFATALGYQTGAGTIITGVCETDFSGYPDCRDIFVKSMNVTANLAMDRNFVIETPLMWLDKKQTWALADEYGQLDYIRNRTLTCYEGVIGDGCGECPACRLRNDGLQAYLNEKE; encoded by the coding sequence TGTTCCATGCTCTGGCAAATTACAGAACTGTGGAACTGGTGACATTTGATTACGGACAGCGCCACAGCAAAGAGATTGAAGTGGCAAAAAGCATTGCCGAGGAACAGGGGCTCAAGCATCATGTGCTTGATATGTCGCTGCTTGGGCAGCTGAGCCCGAATGCACTGACCGAGCATGGCATGGACATCACCCAGTCGGAGGATGAGGGCGTGCCCAACACATTCGTACCAGCGCGAAACATGCTCTTCCTGTCCTTCGCCACCGCCCTCGGCTACCAGACAGGAGCCGGTACGATCATTACAGGTGTGTGCGAGACGGACTTCAGCGGCTATCCGGACTGCCGGGATATTTTCGTCAAATCGATGAATGTCACTGCCAATCTTGCGATGGACCGGAACTTTGTCATCGAAACACCTCTGATGTGGCTCGACAAGAAACAGACATGGGCACTGGCCGATGAATATGGACAGCTCGACTATATAAGGAACAGAACTTTGACGTGCTATGAGGGCGTCATTGGAGACGGGTGTGGCGAATGCCCGGCATGCAGGCTGAGGAACGATGGACTGCAGGCATATCTGAATGAAAAGGAGTGA